The following proteins are encoded in a genomic region of Primulina huaijiensis isolate GDHJ02 chromosome 3, ASM1229523v2, whole genome shotgun sequence:
- the LOC140973360 gene encoding uncharacterized protein, giving the protein MLMKMKYLILKVINIYGFLFLANSVFAHAMLDPIDFLALQAIRKSLNDLPGSHYFESWDFTSDPCNFAGVYCNGDKVVALNLGDPRAGSPGLMGRLHPDIGRLSALAEFTIVPGRVIGTLPHTLSQLKYLRFLAVSRNFISGEIPANLGQLRGLQTLDLSFNILHGSIPSSVGTIPALSNVILSRNRLTGPVPTFISHTLTRMDLKHNDLSGSLSPLGLPPSLQYLSLSMNRLTGPVDRLLSRLNRLNYVDLSMNEFSGSIPGKIFSFPITRLQLQRNRFSGPVRPIHDVRIPTIDLSFNQLSGGISPMLSTAQNLYLNNNRFTGKIPSIFVDRLLSASIQLLYLQHNYLTGMEIIPTAGIPLSASLCLQYNCMVLPLQTPCPLRAGKQKTRPTKQCTQWGG; this is encoded by the coding sequence ATGTTGATGAAAATGAAGTACTTAATATTGAAGGTAATCAACATTTACGGTTTCTTGTTTCTAGCGAATTCCGTTTTCGCGCATGCGATGCTGGACCCGATTGATTTCTTGGCGTTGCAAGCTATTCGAAAGAGCTTAAACGATCTGCCGGGCTCGCATTATTTTGAATCCTGGGATTTCACTTCGGATCCCTGTAATTTTGCCGGTGTTTACTGTAATGGGGATAAAGTGGTTGCTCTAAACCTCGGGGATCCCCGGGCAGGTTCACCGGGTCTGATGGGCCGACTGCACCCAGACATCGGCAGACTATCTGCGTTAGCCGAGTTCACCATTGTTCCGGGTCGGGTCATCGGGACTTTGCCTCACACTTTGTCTCAGTTGAAGTATCTTAGATTTTTAGCAGTCAGTCGGAATTTTATCTCAGGCGAGATTCCGGCGAACTTGGGCCAGCTACGGGGGCTGCAAACTCTGGACCTTAGCTTCAATATTCTCCACGGAAGCATTCCATCTTCCGTCGGAACGATACCGGCGTTGTCCAACGTCATCCTCTCTCGCAATCGGCTCACGGGTCCGGTTCCTACGTTCATATCCCATACTCTGACCCGGATGGATTTAAAGCACAACGATCTCTCCGGTTCTCTTTCGCCGCTCGGACTCCCTCCCTCTCTACAGTACCTCTCACTGTCAATGAACCGGCTCACTGGCCCAGTAGACCGGCTTTTATCCCGATTAAACAGGCTAAACTACGTCGACCTTAGTATGAATGAGTTCTCCGGCAGCATTCCTGGGAAGATATTCAGTTTCCCGATCACCCGCCTGCAGCTTCAGAGGAACCGGTTCTCCGGCCCGGTGAGACCGATTCATGATGTGAGAATCCCAACCATTGATCTGAGTTTCAACCAGCTGTCCGGCGGGATATCTCCCATGTTATCGACGGCTCAGAATCTATACCTGAACAACAACCGGTTCACGGGTAAGATACCGAGCATTTTCGTGGACCGATTACTCTCTGCAAGCATACAACTACTGTATCTGCAGCACAATTATCTGACCGGCATGGAGATTATTCCAACGGCTGGGATTCCGCTCAGCGCCTCATTGTGCCTGCAGTATAATTGTATGGTCCTGCCCCTGCAGACGCCTTGCCCTTTGAGAGCTGGTAAGCAGAAGACAAGGCCAACTAAGCAGTGCACACAGTGGGGAGGGTAA